The genomic stretch AGAACGAGTCTGAGAAGTGTCCATCCTCTCTTAGTTTGTCAAACAGGTCGATCCAGTACTGGACACACTGACTTCGTAAGATTAGCCACCATCTTTCAACACGCTGATTTCCTGTACTTGCTCCAAAAGTGACATGATCAGTTTCTGAATCACtgtctgaaaaatgtaaaaacctttGCATCTGGGCCACATGGACGTTTTCTGTTCCTAAATCTAATCTCACTCGATCAGGGCATCCACCATGTTGAATCACGGCATCCATGTAGTAACCAGCAATCACTCTGGGGTCATTATTTGTCTTGTAAGCTTCAAGCCATATAACGCTCCTTGAGAAGCCGTCAATACATCCACTTATTGCAATTCCAAATGGCTTAAGCTTATCGTATCCGTCGATGTGCCACACATAGTTGGGGCCTCTGCTATGATACACTCGCCTCCGCAGTCGTCTACGGGACCTTAAATCCACACCTTCACCGTCGAGTAAACGGAGCAGAAGACGAactgtttctctgtcagtcaCAATTCcattcatccaacacttctgGTGCATCCAGCGATATCCATGTGACTGACCTGAGTTTTCCAGTTGCGCTTGTATAAAAGCCGCCACCTCTTCCACCTCAGTTTTGTTCTTTCTGCGCCAAAGTCTGTTCTTGTGTAAGATCCTTTCGAGGGTGCGTTTGCTGATAATGATGCCATGTGATTCAGCTAATAACGCAAGGATTTCATCGTTTGTAAATCCTCGCTGAAAGTACTTAGCAATTTGCTCATTCATGATCGGATCTGTACTGGTAGCTTAGCTGTAGCATTGATAACTGGTGTCTTCCGGGTTTTATTTccgtaacaaggaaatgacgtacCATCACCACGCATCTTGATTGGCTTtgctaactcgaaatttcgagttattaactcaaaatttcgagttattaactcgaaattttgagttattttcttgaaatttcgagttaataactcaaaatttcgagttaataactcaaaattttgagttattttcttgaaatttcgagttattaactcaaaattttgagttaataactcaaaattttgagttatggatggcgatttttttttttttagtggcggaaacGAGCTTCCATATAACACTAAATCAATCCGTAACTCCAATTAAGTGCACGTCTGTCATCAGCATCAGCACCATCCTCATCACAGTGTATCGCACACTATAAAGGCAGAAACGCAGTTATTACTAGAACATAACTGTTGTTGAACAAACCTCATTGTACACTGACAGcttaacactttttttcttcactcgTAATCTTTAAGTGTGTAATTAACTACAAAATAAGTTAATAAGTTAACCCAGTTGagttatataatatataatatttttaaaaaagaaagaataaaagcaCCTTCCTCATTTGTTGTTATATCACCGAAGGTTACTGGAAAACTTGAAATTACAGTTCAATTTTAAAAAcgtgtaatattttttttaataaccacAATGCATATATAAGgttttatattctttttagAGGCATTAGAGgctataaacacaaaatgagCCACCACctctacttttttcttttcgttttctttttttttttttttttggtttgagttttagtaaaaaaaaaaaaaaaaaaaaaaaaaaaaaaaaaaaaaacaccccagtCAGCTATTTATTTGCTTTAAGTTTAGTGTAATGTTATTGCTGGCTGAGCACTAGTGAACGTAGTGGGaaaaaaagtgaaggaaaacaaactaTTTGGGCCGGAAGATCCTCAAATCCTGTTTGGTCTCCTGGGAGTGTTTACAAGGGAATGTGGCTCTTTATCTCCAGCAGACCACTGGAGATAGTGGAAATGATCTGCTTCAGGTTGATAGAAACTACACTTATTTCgttctctttttaaaattatttctcaCAGTAGATTAAAAAGGTGAAATGTGGTGTTTTGACGCATAACAAGCACAAATGTTATAATTCACAGAAGGGCTCATATCCTTCCAGAAAACCCCCCAAAATGCTGAAGTTTCCAATGAAGTGGTAGTTTTGTTGATATGAATCACACCGGAGAAGTAAGAATGGAGACATTCCTGGAAGTGAGCAAACATGCccaaaaaaaggcatttttttggTTAGCAGGAAGGGGAGTGATAGCACACTGTCCTAAAGACAGCTAAATAGTTGACACATCCTGGCAGAAGAGATATGAAACACAGTGGTTGTTCCCACAGTGACCCAAATGGTGCAGAGTTGACCATCTTCCTGTTTCATCATTTGACGTCAACTTACTGAGTGGTGAAAATAGCAGCATGTAAATACCCAATAAACCCAGTAAAGTATGATGACCCTTGAATATCCACACATAAagaaaatgcaggttttaatTGTTGTAATATGCACAGAACTGGGGTTGGGTAGTAAAGGATTATGTTTAATCAAGATTgtgtaattaaaataataactaTAGTCGGCCTAGATTACCTTCCTCATcagaaggcagcagtaactttAATAACCACTTATAAGCAAGGTATgcagaatacttttttttttggcacaatttgggctccttagtaccTGCTGGGCATcatttaaataccacagcctCCCTGAGTAGTTACTTTTGTTGACCTTGTCCATCCATTCACAGTGGAACCATCTTTTGATCTCTGTGCTCAGCAGGATCACGtgtccatgtcacaaagctcaaatcatctcaaactgatttcttgacCATGACACTGAGTTCACTATACTCAaaaggcctccacagtcaccagatctcagtctaatagagcacctttgacATGTTGTGGAATCAGAGAGTcaaatcatggatgtgcagcaactgtgtgatgttctCATATCAATATGgaacaaaatctcagaggaatgtttccagcaacttgtTGAACCTGCGCCATGAAGAACAAAGGAAATGCTAAGTGCACAACTAGGTTCTTAAAATGTGTTCCTAATGAAGTGGACAGTGAGTGTCTATATGTAGGCTATACCAGCTAATACTCTAAAAGTGATGCGGCCTTATTGAATGCTGAAGTGCCCTGTATGACTGTCTGTAGACTACTTCAGTGGATTCTAGAGCCCCCCTGTGGTGTGATTTGGCTACTGCATGGGAACCTGACAAACGTGCGTAACAAATTAAGACCCTCCACTACAGGCACTTTCCTGCAAACGACCGCGAGATgacaaaacagtgagaggccTTCATGACCGGAGAAACTTCCACTTTTCATAACAGTTAAAGCGCAGGTAATACTGATAACTAACCATGTTCTATTTAACTGCACCAGTACAGACTGTGCACCAGCAGCACGTGGAAGTCAGCCACAGTCACGCTGAGATATCACAGTACAGTTACTACTATTGCTTTACATGAGTCACTATAGTTATATTTTCACAATTATTTCTCGTCTACTAAAATGGTATCCAAACATTTTATGTAATTTCTCTAAAcgatataaaaacacaaagaaaaaagtacaacaaCCAAGCATTTACACATTTACTGGAATGCTCCAGAGTAATGCAGCAGAGAATGTTTCGTAATAATGTTCCTTTTATTTAACAAACTATCAGGAATTATGATGCAGATTAAGGAAATCAATATTACTCTACAGAGCCACCCAGtggcaaaatataaaactaCAAGTTTCAGACCTCAGCCTTTGTGTGATGTTAACTGATGCTGCGGTTATGATGCTACATTTTCTCATCTGCTAAACAGCCTTTACAAATGACCaagtcaaacattttaaaatatctagAAGTGGCTTTGCCTTTTTAGCTCTTAGTTGTGTTTGACCTGGAGAAACGGCTTCTGACCTGGAAAGATTCTGGTTTGGTTGCTGCACAGCATCCAAACCAGAATCTATTCATGAGCTACTTACAGACATTATagctacagaacagattcactCTTAGTAAGTGATAAACAAACAACCTTTTATTAAGGGGTTATTAACGCTCATTGCTGCAGATTTGGTGGTCCATTAGACAAGAGCGACTGCGCTGTTGTAGAACAGAAAGGCTaaacacaaaagagatttttaataATCCCCAGAATTGATCCTATTAAAGACTAAAGAATTAGTAGATAACACAttaacaaagcagcagcagtgtaaAGCCTTTTAAAAGGTGACTTTAAAGTCCAAAGCAGTACAGCTAAACAAAGGCAATCCATATCAGCCACTTTCTAATTGTGATGTAGGTCACTAGAAGCTAGAATTCTCCATCAATTGTGCTCCACAAATAAGTGATTGATGATACTCTGTCTCTTTCGCACTTGACTGACTGattcattaattaatgctaAATACCACTTTGCAAGCTTATTGGTTTGCAGCAGTCTTAGGAGAGATAAAACAAGAGATGGTGTTGGTTTTACATGCTTTAAAATCGCTTGGAGTTAATAGTGTGTGAAAGATGCAGCAGCCAAAAGATGTTAGGACTCTAATTTGCTTGTTCATGATGATGAGGTCCAgcctatcttttttttttttttttgaagatgtgTATAGCCATTGCTCAAGTAATTGCTGGCACGCTGTACTTCtatctctaaaattaaactgataATGAAGCTGTGGGCGAACAAGCTGCCATTGCGGTGCCGTTTTCGGTCTCATTTCCTGTCCTGTCAAAATAAGCTGCAAACAGATTTGGCCTCtgttaaaaaataactaaaaaaaaaaaaacagtgaaaatgcagTTTCATCTAATGATAGACCAGCATAAAAATCCAGCTGAGCGACTGAGCCCAACTCACATCAGCTTCCCATTAGTGGTCAGCACCCACCCTTTACTGTGCCACCAGTTTCACCGCTGTTAACGACTTCCTTAAGTTAGAAACTCACATTAGAGACTTCTGATCTGGGATCAGGGGATTAATATTCACCTGTCATTACTCAGTGTCAGACTCGGTGTCAAACTGCTTAACAAATAAATGTTCAGCCTCCTTCATATGAAgatgcttttttattattattgtgtctTTGGAAAGCGGTGGCGATGAGACAGAGACCAGACAAAATGTTCTTGCTTACATCGCTGCCTTGCCTCCATAGTGCTTTCACATTACTTTCAAGCAAAAGTTGCAAAGAGCCGCTTGCTTGTGAGGCTGCTGGTTAACCCTTTACAGCAGGGCCGTGATGTAGATCTGCGACTGGAACTCAAAATCTCAATCACAACTCACATGttcccttttctgttttttttaaggcctTTGCTGTTTAttctcccccaccccaccccccccttcccctcaCAACAGTAAATTACAGAAGCAgtactgaaaataaaagtcttaatttcttcttcttgtaaaaaaaaaaaaaaaaagaaagaaagaaaaattctgCACAAAATTCTGAATGACAGTACAAAACGAAGCGTTAATATGCCATGtaaatgtgcgtgtgtgtgggggggggcattaCAGTTGGAAAAATCTAGTCTGCTTTTTTCAATAATGAAAACATCTCaataatttttacatttcagaatTATATCACATAATCTGaaactatatatatttatatatatatataaaaatgaaaaggaaatgaaaacaggTGTTTTTGACTTTCTTcggtttgtcttttttttttttttttttttttgcaaatgaaTGCTATAAACACATAACCTCTTAAATATATTTGTCAGTTCAACATTATTTCGTTTGAGTCCACGCTACAGTATCCTTTCTCTCgagctgctgcagctacagCGCTCTATAGCTGAAAGCACGGCCGGGACGGTGTAGAAGCTGAGGAGAGAGGGGTCGTCCAGTCTGAAATGAACAAGCTTAGGATGTGTGTTCACCACGGCACAACGTACAAAGCACATCGATGTAAAAGACGTCACGCTTCTCAGGATCGagttttttgattgttttgacTGTGGTGCGGAAAACCACTCAGTTCAGGGCCCCGTGGGCCCCGGCGTCCTGATACTGTTGACCTCATACAAAGAGTCTCGAGAGAGTTGAAGAGTTCACATCTGGGTGACATTTCACTTCTTTTAAGCTTAAAAAAGAGAccgaaaaacaaacatgttgctgttcTCTACAAATGTCCCGCCAGACCCCTTTTGGTTTTCTTCCTGGGGTCTCAGACAGAGCAACGCAAGTACTCAGTTCTTTTGCGACTTGAAGGGGCGACCATCCTTTGGTAAAGCCATGGAGGGAGGCCGGGGTGACCTGATTCAGGTGATGCTGCTCGAttctccccccccacccccgctgTACCAGTGTCCTGTCCTTTTTGACATCAGCTCTGACATCACAACATTATGGCTGCTACACGTGAAACACGTAAAAACTCTTTGCAGCCCCAAAGGGGGCTCAAGCTACACTACAGCATGTGGACAATACAAACTGGGTTTATCATGAGACACGTGTCTGGCTAAATTACTGATAGCACCATTCGTCAGTTAGCGTGTTTACCCCCTCTTTTTAAGGGAATCAGAGACAAAGTGCATTCAAGCTGCATTGTCCAGATAGCACTTCTTCAGTGAACAATCCacagtgaagtttggaggtgaCAAGAAAGTCCAGGTTTTAGATAAAGCAAAGAGGATTGGtgtacttatatatatatatatatatatatatatatatatatatatatatatatatatatatatatatatatatatatatatatatatgttggcaggcgtttaatattttttaccACCTCCTCTGCCATTGTCATGAGTATGTTTGAAGCGCTGGAAAATGTAACAGTGACCAGTTAAACTCACAGCAGAGATATGATGTGATTATGAAGAGATTAGCAGAGAAAGAGTGCTAAGagttcctccctctctctgtttttttttttttctttttttgagaaGTGGACGTTCTGATGACAGAGGGCTTGAATGCACATTGAAGTCGCTGGAACATCAGTATCACACGAATCGTGCTTGCCTGAGCAACTAAAACGAAACACTGCACCTTCCACAAAACAGTCCAGAAGAttgtatttacacacacacaaacccatgACAAAAGGGATACTGcagctttttcctttttactttctttaaaaagggcaataaaatatattaaaacttaTTACAGTGTGGTTTttggacagaaaacaaacaaacaaacacaaaaaaaacccaaagcgCCGTAATAAACTCTCATCCTGTTTTGCAGGTATTTATAAGGTTATGTGCCCCTGTTTCCTGTCATTATAGCTTAAGCCAAgtacagtaaaaaaacaaaaaaacaccaataTCAACAGAGGATTCCAACCAAAATGTGTTAAAGGCACTGTCAGAACCATACATTGCCATGAATGGGACCTCACTTTAGAGTGATAGGGGTCAAAGGGGAAAGGGTACATGTGTCAGAGCACACTCTGTATGCCGCACCATGGGGCAAATCTACAGTTTTACCGGATATGGTTCATTTAGGATTTCGATACGTCTCTTTCAAAACGTGAAAAGAAACAACAGCCTTTATGAACTGATAATAAAAAGACATTTCTTTTCCCAGAAAACGATAAATACTTTAAACATTATTAATAATTGGTCTCAACACCAGCATCCGAttgtaaaatgaatgaaaatcaaaatagaaaattaaaatatcatcTGGATCATctgtacatattttttttcctgtattttatttgtacaCAGTGTCCCCTTACTGGTAGGTTCTTTTTTACTGCAGCTCCTGAGAAAAGCGTGGATCAGTCCAGACCTCCGTTGGTTCCTGAACCTGTCCCTCATCCAGTGAGTTGAGGGTGTCGGTAGTCTTTTTGAGCCCGCCTCTTGAAGGCAAGCGAGAGAATATGCCTGCAGACAGTCTCGTGCGAGCTCGGCCCATCGTACAGTCAGGCGAATGCGTCCAGTCCTGTCTCACGCCTCTGAGTATGAGCTCTGTACATTGAGTTTGTCTTTCTTTAGCTTGACGCCATCCACCAGCTCAAAGTTATAGTTCTCCAGAGCCGATAAGTTCCTGTCTGACATGCCTCCGTGTGCGCAGGCGCAGTACAAGACCACACCACAGATGGCCCCCAGGAAGACCCGAGGGCAGACATGGCGATGATGGTGATGAGGATGGGATCAAGTGTCTTCAGCATGCTGCCTCCACTGATCTGGTTGGTCTCTACAAAGTCCGGATATTCTGTGATTTCTGGAACTGGAGGGAATACACAGAGcagaagagaaaaggaaaaaagtgagaCTTAGTAAACGATGAAAGGTTATAATGCAAATCAAACCCTACGTGTGAAAGGACTTACTGATTTCATTGAAGTTATCCTCTGGTAGCATTGGCTCAGTGGGCACGTCAGGATCTTTAAAGAGAAAGTCCTTATTAAATGCAATGCTAAAGGACAATGAACTACAGATCTGTATACTGTAATGCTATTTTAATTCAAAAACTGAATGAAGGCATAGAGACTATGTACACTGAGAGATTCACCTTTACAGTCTGCAATGCTGAGCCATTGAGAACCTTAATGTCATCCACAGCAATGTCTCCCAGCTCTTTCTCTCTACCAGAACCTTCGATCAccacctgaaaaaacaaaaaaacaaagcacagacTGAGCATCTAGAGtgacacaccacacacacacacacacacacacacacacacacacacacacacacacacacacacacacacacacacacacacacacacacacaagcataggTAAAGAAAGCCCAATTAAAAGGTGGGTCAGTTTTTTATGTACCTGATAGAGTTTGTTGGTGCGTGGCACAAGGACACGACCTTCCCTCCAGCGGTTGCCCTGGTGGCCACTGACTGTCCACAGCAGGACGTCTGCAGGTCCATCCACTGTCTGCTTGCGCTGCTTGATATGCAGTGTGCCGATGTGCGACCCGAACATGTGGTACCAGAATGACACACAGAGGTCGGCGTCTGGGGAGTTAACCACAGGACTCACAAGTCGAGCGACCTCGGTCTCTTGGGGACCGGTCGCTAAGGTGTAGATAAAATTTCCTGATCCACCTGTTGCATAAAGTACTTGTATCAGTGACAGAGAAAAGCTGTGGTACTGAAGGTAAACATGACATATACTGCACTGGAGGTCACAGGCCTTTTGTATGAACCGGGCGGCTTACCTGTGTGGTCCATATTGGGTCCAGTGTTGAGGGTAGGTGTGCCGCTGGACTGGATCTGCCACCTAGAGCCAGTGTCCTCTGATGTCCAGCTGCAGAAGGATGGATCGTTGGCCCAGCCAAAGTCGCAGGCAAACCAGAGAAAAGCTGCGTGAAGCAACATTAAGATCATGAGTCACAGGAGAGACACCTTGATCATCCTCCTTATTACTAAAGGAGAA from Archocentrus centrarchus isolate MPI-CPG fArcCen1 chromosome 20, fArcCen1, whole genome shotgun sequence encodes the following:
- the LOC115799683 gene encoding uncharacterized protein LOC115799683, whose protein sequence is MNEQIAKYFQRGFTNDEILALLAESHGIIISKRTLERILHKNRLWRRKNKTEVEEVAAFIQAQLENSGQSHGYRWMHQKCWMNGIVTDRETVRLLLRLLDGEGVDLRSRRRLRRRVYHSRGPNYVWHIDGYDKLKPFGIAISGCIDGFSRSVIWLEAYKTNNDPRVIAGYYMDAVIQHGGCPDRVRLDLGTENVHVAQMQRFLHFSDSDSETDHVTFGASTGNQRVERWWLILRSQCVQYWIDLFDKLREDGHFSDSFLDKSLVQFCFLHIIQEELNEVALAWNDHRIRPVHNSRSPHGRPSFMYALPDIYGARDCLQHVNMEKVEACLEECVFKDFPCDEDVFHLCVELMAEHALGFTNDVFDTVDLYVQLRQLMLAQLETLP